Proteins encoded by one window of Candidatus Edwardsbacteria bacterium:
- the mreD gene encoding rod shape-determining protein MreD: protein MIKIIKILSLIWLAVFIQSSIVNIISPWGLIPNFMVIVIALAGLKEGVSSGVWTGLLVGFLADCYHPSTMGLFAFGGTVVGYLTGMARDRIYREQLLSQAALTAALALVYQLFVFFGRDGGTLSSYPRYFIRFGLGSAVLTALVAAIILPALERWAYGKR from the coding sequence ATGATAAAGATCATCAAGATACTATCTCTGATCTGGTTGGCCGTTTTTATTCAGAGCTCGATTGTAAATATAATCAGCCCCTGGGGGCTGATCCCCAATTTCATGGTGATAGTGATCGCCCTGGCCGGACTGAAGGAGGGGGTGTCGTCCGGGGTGTGGACCGGGCTGCTGGTAGGATTTCTGGCTGACTGTTATCACCCCTCCACCATGGGCCTGTTCGCCTTCGGTGGGACCGTGGTCGGTTACCTAACCGGAATGGCCCGGGATAGGATCTATCGGGAGCAGCTCTTAAGCCAGGCGGCTTTGACCGCGGCTCTGGCTTTAGTGTATCAGCTGTTCGTGTTTTTCGGGCGGGACGGGGGGACGCTCTCCTCCTATCCCCGTTATTTTATCAGGTTCGGCCTGGGGAGCGCCGTTCTCACCGCCCTGGTTGCGGCCATCATCCTGCCGGCTTTAGAACGCTGGGCCTACGGTAAAAGGTAG
- the lgt gene encoding prolipoprotein diacylglyceryl transferase translates to MLPTIFKIGPFTLHSYGLMLALAFLSAILLLEAKAKRSGLSKDVIMDFGLVVMVASVIGSRAFYVLSHWVEYAARPLTVLAVWEGGLTFYGGVLLAVPAGIIYLKRKGIAFWPLADMAAPAFALGLGIGRFGCFLNGCCFGNPSFLPWAVKFPGDTAAGAAFTCALHPTQLYEAIFGFLAMAFLLWLGKIKHFPGAMFCLFLGMYGVWRFGLDHFRYYEASQLWLFGLTNNQWISLGLIVFALVSSLILWKNNKRQKSK, encoded by the coding sequence ATGCTTCCTACCATTTTTAAAATAGGCCCCTTTACCCTGCACAGCTACGGCTTGATGCTGGCATTGGCATTCCTGTCGGCCATCCTGCTGCTGGAGGCCAAAGCCAAAAGATCCGGCCTGTCCAAGGATGTGATCATGGATTTCGGGCTGGTGGTGATGGTGGCCTCTGTTATCGGCTCCCGGGCCTTCTATGTTTTAAGCCATTGGGTCGAATATGCGGCCCGGCCCTTGACGGTGCTGGCGGTGTGGGAGGGCGGGCTTACTTTCTATGGAGGTGTTCTGCTGGCGGTCCCTGCCGGGATCATCTATCTCAAGAGAAAAGGCATTGCCTTTTGGCCGCTGGCCGATATGGCGGCCCCGGCCTTTGCCCTGGGCCTGGGCATCGGGCGTTTCGGTTGTTTTTTGAACGGGTGCTGTTTCGGGAATCCGTCGTTCCTGCCCTGGGCGGTTAAGTTTCCTGGTGATACCGCCGCCGGAGCGGCCTTCACCTGCGCCCTGCATCCCACCCAGCTTTACGAGGCAATCTTCGGTTTTCTCGCCATGGCCTTTTTGCTGTGGCTGGGAAAAATAAAACATTTCCCCGGGGCGATGTTCTGCCTGTTTCTGGGGATGTACGGCGTTTGGCGTTTTGGGCTGGATCATTTTCGGTACTACGAAGCCAGCCAGCTGTGGCTCTTTGGGCTTACCAATAATCAATGGATAAGCCTGGGGCTGATCGTTTTTGCCCTGGTTTCGTCATTGATCCTCTGGAAGAATAATAAAAGGCAAAAAAGCAAGTAA
- a CDS encoding adenylate/guanylate cyclase domain-containing protein — translation MMTNDPIGSVEYASSLLRPIRLSFDILFDDDTIHYCLFDLPMAEQPWYGYHQSKLYGSGMLPLSDVAGKENATPEAVAEALCREIGITKSFTIGNVRRNYVDLHIPEFVRRSLIRPNHPVESPSAQRARAYILFADLRGFSTWSLSVNPEQVTRIFEVISERVVQMLIDYHYDYWKLLGDGIMLVWEVTDDETTTADNAIGAAFELHKKYWYYWKEDEAHLPEGFGIAICGGDVVKYASATFFESVVITDYLGPVVNLAARLQSIAKAGQVLVNKQVSKKSRFNGYSFENVSDRLKNELDNLKGIPDSERVIFQVIHKYFGPDWLNFCHTR, via the coding sequence ATGATGACGAATGATCCAATAGGTTCTGTTGAGTATGCCAGCAGTCTTCTGAGGCCCATTCGGCTCTCTTTTGATATTCTTTTTGATGACGACACGATTCATTATTGTCTATTTGATCTTCCTATGGCTGAACAACCTTGGTATGGTTATCATCAGTCCAAGTTATACGGTTCCGGGATGCTTCCCCTTTCAGATGTCGCAGGCAAAGAGAACGCCACACCAGAGGCTGTGGCTGAGGCGCTATGCCGAGAAATCGGAATCACCAAGTCTTTCACAATTGGCAATGTTCGAAGAAACTACGTCGATCTTCACATACCAGAATTTGTTAGACGTAGTCTCATCCGTCCAAATCATCCCGTCGAATCTCCATCCGCTCAACGTGCAAGAGCGTACATCCTGTTCGCAGACCTCCGTGGATTTTCTACGTGGTCGCTTTCAGTTAATCCCGAACAGGTTACGCGGATCTTCGAGGTAATTTCTGAACGTGTCGTCCAAATGCTCATTGACTATCACTATGATTACTGGAAGTTGCTTGGCGATGGCATTATGTTGGTTTGGGAAGTAACCGATGATGAAACAACCACGGCTGATAATGCCATTGGAGCAGCTTTCGAGTTGCACAAGAAGTACTGGTACTATTGGAAAGAAGATGAGGCTCACCTGCCAGAAGGTTTCGGCATAGCAATCTGTGGTGGAGATGTCGTCAAATACGCATCAGCGACCTTTTTCGAGTCAGTAGTAATCACGGACTATCTCGGACCCGTTGTGAACCTTGCCGCGAGGCTTCAATCTATAGCGAAAGCTGGTCAAGTTCTGGTCAACAAACAAGTGAGCAAGAAATCAAGGTTTAACGGGTACTCTTTTGAAAACGTATCTGACCGTCTGAAAAATGAACTTGATAACTTAAAGGGGATTCCAGATTCGGAACGAGTCATTTTTCAAGTTATTCATAAGTACTTTGGCCCAGATTGGCTGAACTTCTGCCATACACGATAA
- the rodA gene encoding rod shape-determining protein RodA, with protein MKLFGFHSSRDFDMQLLASVLVLVCIGILSVYSATQTDQAGFEGIWRKQLLSLAIGLAVMVVAVIVPYRYLEAFAWPIYGISLVLLIVALLGPKHMNTHRWIQVGGQMFQPSEIAKMATILALAKLIYKKDMDRAGFLGILLPIAIVVVPLVLVLIEPDLGTALSFGALFIAMIFWQGYPVKNILYLLSPVLSMVAVFSMPSWIVFMILLLLSFWFFRMKFKYASWIFMLNTVIGSITPFLWQGLKDYQRMRIMIFLNPGIDPRGAGWHVLQSKIAVGSGGFWGQGFLEGTQKKLSFLPEQHTDFIFATFGEEFGFIGCLLLLLLFFWTVYRGIVIARQARNRFAGLAAVGILSIFGYHVILNIGMALGILPVTGIPLPFLSFGGSALIINLMMVGLLLNIGLRRYEY; from the coding sequence ATGAAACTTTTCGGATTTCATTCCAGCCGCGATTTTGATATGCAGCTGCTGGCGTCTGTTTTGGTTTTGGTCTGCATTGGAATCCTGTCGGTGTACAGCGCCACCCAGACCGACCAAGCCGGCTTTGAAGGGATCTGGCGAAAGCAGCTGTTGTCGCTGGCCATCGGCCTGGCGGTCATGGTGGTGGCGGTGATCGTGCCCTACCGTTATCTGGAAGCCTTTGCCTGGCCGATATACGGCATCTCCCTGGTTCTGCTGATAGTGGCTCTGCTGGGACCCAAACATATGAACACCCACCGCTGGATACAGGTGGGCGGACAGATGTTCCAGCCGTCGGAGATCGCCAAAATGGCGACCATCTTGGCCCTGGCCAAACTTATTTACAAGAAAGACATGGACCGGGCCGGATTTTTGGGCATCCTGCTGCCGATAGCCATAGTGGTGGTGCCTCTGGTGCTGGTGCTGATCGAGCCGGACTTGGGGACCGCGCTTTCCTTCGGGGCGCTGTTCATCGCCATGATCTTCTGGCAGGGATATCCGGTGAAGAATATCCTGTATCTGCTATCGCCGGTTCTTTCGATGGTGGCGGTTTTCTCCATGCCCAGCTGGATAGTTTTCATGATCCTTCTGCTGCTGTCGTTCTGGTTCTTCCGGATGAAGTTCAAATATGCCTCCTGGATCTTCATGTTGAACACCGTGATCGGAAGCATCACTCCTTTCCTGTGGCAGGGGCTCAAGGATTACCAGAGGATGAGGATCATGATATTCCTCAATCCCGGAATTGATCCCCGGGGGGCCGGCTGGCATGTCCTGCAGTCCAAGATAGCGGTGGGCTCCGGGGGTTTCTGGGGCCAGGGTTTTCTGGAGGGAACCCAGAAGAAGCTGTCCTTCCTGCCGGAGCAGCACACCGATTTCATCTTTGCCACCTTCGGCGAGGAATTCGGGTTTATCGGCTGCCTGTTGCTGTTGCTGCTTTTTTTCTGGACGGTGTACCGCGGCATCGTTATCGCCCGGCAGGCCCGAAACCGTTTTGCCGGCCTGGCGGCGGTGGGCATCCTGTCAATTTTTGGATACCATGTGATCCTGAATATCGGCATGGCCCTGGGAATTTTACCGGTGACCGGGATCCCCCTGCCGTTCCTGAGCTTCGGCGGATCGGCCCTGATCATCAACCTGATGATGGTCGGGCTGCTTCTGAACATCGGCCTGCGCCGCTATGAATACTAG
- the mrdA gene encoding penicillin-binding protein 2, whose product MAQDYKNSSRAVAALIFWIAALSVLLIRTAQLQIVEGAKYQNYARQNRVRKVAIPAARGLIFSRDSVIIAESKPAFNLVLVAVRDWGPAVITASRILGLDSNSVKQEIIYQRRAYPQDPVSIVRNLVPEQVAIIEEHADKLPGLRLATESRRKAPFGGYASHLIGYTSELNSREYERLKDQSYRLGDFLGKGGLEKQYEDLLRGSDGCEFVEVDAKGREQGNIPDLERLEPVPGVNLYLTIDWKLQQLAESLFTDGMLGAAVAVDPRTGQILALVSRPNFNPDLFSTGISSDNWNRLVNDPSFPLWDRAIRSVYPPGSTFKIFTAAAALDSGLIDEKKLLPKACHGSMRIGNRVFKCWKAGGHGSLNLHDAIVQSCDVYFYQLGQLLGVQGISDLCLKIGLGSETGVDLPQEVPGLIPTIGWYEKRLGKGSWGGGVPANLSIGQGEILTTPIQLAALYAAIGNEGLFFKPHLMLKAETYDGKLVAGETLESRQLGISPASIAIIKQALVGVVNQPGGTGGSARIAGVEVAGKTGTSQNPHGDDHSWFVAFAPKDDPVISVAVIVENAGHGSAVAAPLAGKLIKHYLKEKGIIESDNLKVAAVP is encoded by the coding sequence ATGGCGCAGGATTATAAAAATAGCTCCCGGGCGGTGGCGGCCCTGATCTTTTGGATAGCGGCCCTGTCAGTGCTGCTGATCCGGACCGCCCAGCTCCAGATAGTGGAAGGGGCCAAATATCAGAACTATGCCCGGCAGAACCGGGTTCGCAAGGTCGCCATCCCGGCCGCCAGGGGATTGATATTCTCCCGGGACAGCGTTATCATTGCCGAGAGCAAGCCGGCTTTCAACCTGGTGCTGGTGGCGGTCAGAGACTGGGGCCCGGCGGTGATAACTGCCTCCCGGATCCTGGGGCTGGACAGCAACTCGGTCAAGCAGGAGATTATTTACCAGAGGCGGGCCTATCCCCAGGATCCGGTGTCCATCGTCCGGAACCTTGTTCCGGAACAGGTGGCCATAATCGAGGAGCACGCCGACAAACTGCCGGGCCTGCGGCTGGCCACCGAATCCAGGCGCAAGGCCCCGTTCGGCGGTTATGCCAGCCACCTGATAGGCTACACCTCCGAGCTGAACTCCAGGGAATACGAAAGGCTTAAGGATCAGAGCTACCGGCTGGGGGATTTTTTGGGCAAGGGCGGGCTGGAGAAACAGTATGAGGATCTGCTGCGGGGAAGCGACGGTTGCGAGTTCGTGGAGGTTGACGCCAAGGGGCGGGAGCAGGGAAACATCCCCGATCTGGAGAGGCTGGAGCCGGTGCCCGGGGTCAATCTCTATCTGACCATCGACTGGAAGCTGCAGCAGCTGGCCGAGAGCCTTTTTACCGACGGCATGTTGGGGGCGGCGGTGGCGGTGGACCCACGGACCGGCCAGATACTGGCCTTGGTCAGCCGTCCCAATTTTAACCCCGACTTATTTTCCACCGGCATCAGCTCCGATAACTGGAACCGGCTGGTCAACGATCCCTCCTTCCCCCTTTGGGACCGGGCCATCCGCAGCGTCTATCCCCCGGGCTCGACCTTTAAGATTTTTACCGCCGCGGCGGCGCTGGACAGCGGCCTAATCGATGAAAAAAAGTTGCTGCCCAAGGCCTGTCACGGTTCGATGAGAATAGGCAACCGGGTTTTCAAATGCTGGAAGGCCGGGGGACACGGCTCGCTGAATTTGCATGACGCCATTGTCCAGTCCTGCGACGTATATTTCTATCAATTGGGGCAATTGCTGGGAGTTCAGGGCATCTCCGATCTGTGCCTTAAGATTGGCCTGGGATCGGAGACAGGCGTCGACCTGCCCCAGGAGGTTCCCGGTCTGATCCCTACCATCGGCTGGTATGAAAAGCGACTTGGAAAAGGCAGCTGGGGCGGAGGGGTTCCCGCCAATTTGTCCATCGGCCAGGGCGAGATATTAACTACTCCTATTCAGTTGGCTGCGTTATATGCGGCAATTGGCAACGAAGGCCTTTTCTTCAAGCCGCACCTGATGCTGAAGGCCGAGACTTACGATGGAAAGTTGGTGGCCGGGGAGACGCTGGAGAGCCGTCAACTGGGAATATCGCCCGCCAGCATTGCCATCATCAAACAAGCCCTGGTCGGAGTGGTCAATCAGCCGGGAGGCACCGGAGGCTCGGCCCGGATTGCCGGGGTGGAGGTGGCCGGCAAGACCGGCACCTCTCAGAATCCCCACGGCGACGATCATTCCTGGTTTGTGGCCTTTGCCCCCAAGGATGATCCGGTGATCTCGGTGGCGGTAATAGTGGAGAATGCCGGCCATGGTTCGGCGGTGGCCGCGCCATTGGCCGGAAAGCTGATTAAGCATTACCTGAAGGAAAAAGGGATAATAGAGAGCGATAACCTTAAAGTGGCGGCGGTTCCATGA
- a CDS encoding site-specific DNA-methyltransferase — MATGNPKTKWNGELHTSNSNNEQFSFRPVWQNGNSANRLYFGDNVSVMKDLVKDKTVKGEIRLIYIDPPYATNSVFQTRKQKDAYTDLLTGEHYIEFMRERLLLMKELLATDGSIYVHLDNKMVFHVKVLMDEIFGAANFRSMITRKKCKSKNFTKNSFGNICDYILFYTKSANAVWHKQFNEWTDEKILIEYPLIEKETGRRHKRVPIHAPGTRNGTTGKMWKGMMPPEGKHWQFTPDKLDELDRKGELHWSKNGNPRRKIYLDESNGIALQDIWLDYLDANNQNTQTTGYPTEKNIEMLKRIILASSNKGDLVMDCFAGSGTTLVAADELHRNWIGVDIGSESMKVILNRFQNGTQTLDDHINDEKPKTKSKKIDLFSDQEEEEKLPQQSKKVQQHLVSDFSILVNGNYSGIEFQVPTQLNSHFALPNAKANTAKQKKPALSPAP; from the coding sequence ATGGCAACAGGCAACCCAAAAACAAAATGGAATGGAGAGTTGCACACAAGCAACTCCAACAACGAACAGTTTTCATTTCGCCCTGTTTGGCAAAATGGAAATTCTGCAAACCGTTTGTATTTTGGCGACAATGTTTCAGTAATGAAGGATTTGGTGAAAGACAAAACGGTGAAAGGAGAAATCCGCCTCATATACATTGACCCGCCTTACGCTACCAACAGCGTTTTTCAAACACGAAAACAAAAAGACGCTTACACCGACCTGTTGACAGGTGAACACTATATTGAGTTTATGCGTGAACGATTGTTGCTGATGAAGGAATTATTGGCGACGGATGGTTCAATTTATGTTCATCTTGACAACAAAATGGTTTTCCATGTAAAAGTTTTGATGGACGAAATTTTTGGTGCTGCAAATTTTCGCAGCATGATTACAAGGAAAAAGTGCAAGTCAAAGAACTTTACAAAAAATTCCTTTGGAAATATTTGTGATTACATTTTGTTTTATACAAAATCCGCTAACGCAGTTTGGCACAAGCAATTTAATGAATGGACTGACGAGAAAATTCTGATCGAGTATCCGCTCATTGAGAAAGAAACTGGCAGACGGCACAAGCGAGTACCTATTCATGCCCCCGGAACAAGAAACGGAACTACAGGAAAGATGTGGAAAGGAATGATGCCGCCTGAAGGTAAACATTGGCAATTCACACCCGACAAGTTGGACGAGTTGGACCGAAAAGGTGAACTCCACTGGAGTAAAAATGGCAACCCAAGACGCAAAATTTATTTAGACGAAAGCAACGGAATCGCTTTGCAAGATATTTGGCTTGACTACTTAGATGCAAATAATCAAAACACTCAAACCACAGGTTATCCGACAGAAAAAAATATTGAGATGTTGAAACGAATCATTCTTGCTTCTTCAAATAAAGGAGATCTGGTTATGGACTGTTTTGCGGGTTCCGGAACAACTTTGGTTGCAGCAGACGAACTTCACCGTAACTGGATTGGCGTTGACATCGGCAGCGAATCAATGAAAGTAATTTTGAATCGTTTCCAAAATGGAACTCAAACTTTAGACGACCACATCAATGACGAGAAACCAAAAACCAAATCAAAGAAGATTGATTTGTTTTCTGACCAAGAGGAAGAAGAAAAGCTACCTCAACAATCAAAAAAAGTGCAGCAACATTTAGTAAGCGACTTTTCAATTTTAGTGAACGGAAATTATTCAGGGATAGAGTTTCAAGTGCCAACGCAGTTGAACTCACATTTTGCTCTGCCCAACGCAAAGGCAAACACCGCAAAGCAAAAAAAGCCTGCACTGAGCCCAGCACCTTGA
- a CDS encoding N-6 DNA methylase, whose amino-acid sequence MTKQEAKQQIQKLVEKYQRIAEAGKVKTYNEAQTRNEFIEPLFSFLGWDMRNLSTDNEVTTEENVSGGRVDLAFRFNNIPVMFLEAKAMKVDLDEWKWAEQAINYSWNKSVTWAVLTDFESIKVFNAEIPPKSISQNLFIELKCADFVARFDQLWLLSKESFETKLLDKEAVKWGKLTQRKQVGVKLFEDLMSWRILLTKEFKKQNDLSQEELDEGVQRVLDRLIFIRTAEDREIEQNVLMGILRSGKAGLYRQLAKEFRDFDDGFNSKLFAPHYCEEWKADDKVIAEVISGIYETRDGYRYDFSAISSDVLGGIYEQYLGYVQGRKSEEKQKSQRKAQGIYYTPKYIVDYIVKEALGEALKNAKPKDISKIKVLDPACGSGSFLTAAYDEILGKVANPNLFTKFDILKDNIYGVDLDAQAVEIAQLNLLLKVLTQKTKLPSLQHNLSSGNSLISEGDPKYKPFNFETEFKEVSAHGGFDVIIGNPPYIKEYTNRSAFDAVHDNPYYQGKMDIWTLFACRAIDLLKDGGYFSFIAPNNWLTNAGARIFRNKILTEGQITKFIDFGDFKVFKDAGIQTMIFVFQKGKPKKRYQTCYAKIVDKNIGEGAVNLLLQSNLKAGNSGITKFNATINPRQLIDKNIVFSNQTNDEILNKIEAKKNFELTEKEVAQGIVYPQDFLNKANQIKLGANFIVGEGIFGLTNKEKENLHLTKEEKSLIRPYFTTEQLGRYYSNPQNTLWLIYTDSKFKNPHEMKPYPNIKAHLDKFKGVITSDNKPYGLHRSRDEKFFVGVKIIVQRKCTNRPIFTYTDFDCYVSATFYVIKTIRLNQIYLTGLLNSSLMKYWLKNKGKMQGSNYQIDKEPLLNLPLIKPDEKAQEKIALSVDKIMKLYQDYRKTSANTDKWHALKNDIEKLDHEIDHAVYKLYGLTDEEIKAIEGQ is encoded by the coding sequence ATGACCAAACAGGAAGCCAAACAACAGATACAAAAGCTGGTTGAAAAGTACCAGCGGATAGCGGAAGCGGGGAAGGTGAAAACCTACAACGAGGCCCAAACCCGCAACGAATTTATTGAACCGCTGTTTAGCTTCTTGGGCTGGGACATGCGGAACCTGTCAACCGATAATGAGGTGACCACCGAGGAAAATGTCTCCGGCGGCAGGGTTGATTTGGCTTTCCGTTTCAATAATATTCCGGTGATGTTTCTGGAAGCCAAGGCCATGAAGGTTGACCTGGACGAGTGGAAATGGGCCGAGCAGGCCATAAACTACAGTTGGAATAAAAGCGTTACTTGGGCGGTGCTGACCGATTTTGAAAGCATCAAGGTATTCAACGCCGAAATACCGCCTAAAAGCATTTCGCAAAACCTGTTCATTGAATTAAAGTGCGCTGATTTTGTCGCCCGGTTTGACCAGTTGTGGCTGCTGTCCAAGGAAAGCTTTGAAACCAAACTGTTGGACAAGGAAGCGGTAAAGTGGGGCAAGCTTACCCAGCGCAAACAGGTGGGGGTAAAGCTTTTCGAGGACCTGATGTCCTGGCGCATCCTGCTGACCAAGGAGTTCAAAAAGCAGAACGACCTTAGTCAGGAGGAATTGGACGAGGGCGTTCAGAGGGTGCTTGACAGGCTTATCTTCATCCGCACCGCCGAGGATCGGGAAATAGAGCAAAACGTTCTGATGGGCATTTTGCGAAGCGGGAAAGCCGGGCTTTACCGCCAGTTGGCAAAAGAGTTCCGGGATTTTGACGATGGCTTTAATTCCAAGCTGTTCGCACCGCACTACTGCGAAGAATGGAAAGCAGATGATAAGGTCATCGCCGAGGTCATAAGCGGCATCTACGAAACAAGAGACGGCTACCGATACGATTTTTCGGCCATCTCCTCCGATGTGCTGGGCGGAATTTACGAGCAGTATCTGGGTTATGTCCAGGGACGGAAAAGCGAAGAGAAGCAGAAATCCCAAAGAAAAGCCCAGGGCATATATTATACGCCGAAGTATATCGTTGATTACATTGTAAAAGAGGCGCTGGGCGAGGCGCTGAAAAACGCCAAACCCAAGGACATTTCCAAAATAAAGGTGCTGGACCCGGCCTGCGGCTCCGGCTCGTTCTTGACTGCGGCTTATGATGAGATTCTGGGGAAGGTGGCGAACCCCAATTTGTTTACCAAATTTGATATTTTGAAAGACAATATCTACGGGGTTGACTTGGACGCCCAGGCGGTGGAGATAGCCCAACTGAATCTGTTGCTAAAGGTTTTAACCCAGAAGACCAAACTGCCATCGTTACAGCATAATTTAAGTTCTGGCAATTCGCTGATTTCCGAAGGCGACCCAAAATACAAGCCGTTCAATTTTGAAACCGAATTCAAAGAAGTATCTGCACATGGTGGTTTTGATGTAATCATCGGTAACCCGCCATATATTAAGGAATATACAAACCGATCAGCTTTTGACGCCGTGCATGACAATCCTTATTACCAAGGTAAAATGGATATTTGGACACTCTTTGCCTGTCGCGCTATAGATTTGCTAAAAGACGGCGGCTATTTCAGCTTCATTGCACCTAATAATTGGCTCACTAACGCCGGTGCGCGTATTTTTAGAAACAAGATTTTAACAGAAGGGCAGATTACAAAATTCATAGATTTTGGCGATTTTAAGGTTTTCAAAGATGCCGGTATACAAACGATGATTTTTGTGTTTCAGAAAGGGAAGCCAAAGAAAAGGTATCAGACATGTTATGCAAAAATTGTAGACAAAAATATTGGAGAAGGCGCAGTTAATTTATTGTTGCAGTCAAACCTTAAAGCAGGCAATAGTGGAATTACAAAATTTAACGCGACGATTAACCCAAGGCAACTTATAGATAAAAATATCGTATTTTCTAACCAGACAAATGACGAAATATTGAATAAAATTGAAGCCAAGAAAAACTTTGAGCTTACTGAGAAAGAAGTGGCGCAGGGCATTGTTTATCCGCAAGATTTTTTAAATAAAGCTAATCAAATCAAGTTGGGGGCTAATTTTATTGTCGGTGAAGGGATTTTTGGGTTAACAAACAAAGAAAAAGAAAATCTACATCTGACAAAAGAAGAGAAAAGTTTAATCAGACCGTATTTCACTACTGAACAGTTAGGCAGATATTATTCTAACCCCCAAAATACTCTTTGGCTTATTTATACGGATTCAAAGTTCAAAAACCCCCATGAAATGAAGCCATATCCAAACATAAAGGCTCACCTGGATAAGTTCAAAGGTGTAATTACATCAGACAACAAACCTTATGGCCTGCACAGATCCCGAGACGAGAAATTTTTTGTGGGGGTGAAAATCATAGTGCAAAGGAAATGCACCAACAGACCAATTTTTACTTATACTGATTTTGATTGTTATGTTTCGGCCACTTTTTATGTCATAAAAACTATAAGATTAAACCAAATATATTTAACAGGCTTACTTAATTCAAGCTTGATGAAATACTGGCTTAAAAATAAAGGCAAAATGCAGGGAAGCAATTATCAAATTGATAAAGAGCCATTGTTGAATTTGCCGTTAATAAAACCCGACGAAAAGGCCCAAGAAAAAATCGCCTTAAGTGTTGATAAGATAATGAAACTGTATCAAGATTATCGTAAAACTTCGGCGAATACTGATAAATGGCATGCACTCAAAAATGATATAGAAAAACTTGATCACGAAATTGACCATGCGGTTTATAAACTTTATGGCTTAACCGATGAAGAAATTAAAGCAATTGAAGGACAATAA
- a CDS encoding bstEII — protein MKKVLTNTFSNYKKDASNWITLAGGEYYPDILKDACQLYKPVLVLFGQLVKSSESSSRLFLEIADVVEPWMRVQLLRVFKRYVCPVLPVEMTKRKTKATMFDREFKSKFRPINEVQRAFNSRPIKDEALCALLWEYKDRGKKGYDLTERFFELFRSNFRGLQIIGPERAGRDILMKEVFESYPNPTRPVDFVIKDKNKILAIGLARYDSDRGGAQEDDRTGGYSNCANEFLGFAKKNKLNTKLIFVNDGPGLLLGSMWNDYSALEKSWKGKIMVLTLRMVAERITEEWLNSKL, from the coding sequence ATGAAAAAAGTACTTACAAATACATTTTCCAACTATAAAAAAGACGCTTCCAACTGGATAACACTGGCTGGTGGCGAATATTACCCAGATATTTTAAAAGACGCTTGTCAGCTTTACAAACCTGTTTTAGTTTTATTCGGTCAACTTGTAAAATCTTCTGAATCATCTTCCCGACTTTTTCTTGAAATTGCCGATGTTGTCGAACCTTGGATGAGAGTTCAATTACTAAGAGTTTTCAAACGATATGTTTGCCCTGTTCTTCCTGTTGAAATGACAAAACGAAAAACAAAAGCAACAATGTTTGATAGAGAATTTAAAAGCAAATTCAGACCAATCAACGAAGTTCAAAGAGCATTTAACAGCCGACCAATTAAAGACGAAGCGCTTTGTGCCTTGCTTTGGGAATACAAGGACAGGGGTAAAAAGGGATACGATTTAACCGAAAGATTTTTCGAATTATTCCGCAGCAATTTCAGAGGGCTTCAAATTATTGGACCCGAACGGGCAGGCAGAGATATTTTGATGAAGGAAGTTTTTGAAAGCTATCCCAACCCAACACGACCTGTTGATTTTGTAATTAAGGATAAGAATAAAATTCTTGCAATAGGTTTGGCAAGATATGATTCAGACCGGGGCGGTGCACAAGAAGACGACAGAACCGGCGGATATTCAAATTGTGCAAACGAATTTCTTGGATTCGCCAAGAAAAATAAATTAAACACCAAATTAATTTTTGTAAACGATGGGCCAGGACTTTTGCTCGGTTCAATGTGGAATGACTATTCAGCTTTAGAAAAAAGCTGGAAAGGGAAAATAATGGTGTTGACTCTGAGAATGGTGGCTGAGAGAATCACCGAAGAATGGTTAAACTCAAAATTGTAA